In one Mauremys mutica isolate MM-2020 ecotype Southern chromosome 3, ASM2049712v1, whole genome shotgun sequence genomic region, the following are encoded:
- the LOC123367171 gene encoding zinc finger protein 501-like, translating to MVSETIEQNPQQEDDEQVESHGVLLQRCKGSVSRSCEQGKACESQYMPEKRQGNQPRQKVGKSVNYWGTHKSLKETTAQQKILMGERNNTCVECGKKLSRRSSLIRHLRLHAGESSYECCECGKTFTQSSHFIKHQRSHRGEKPYKCCECGKTFTRSSVFINHQRIHTGEKPYKCCQCGKTFAQSSNLITHQRSHSGEKPYVCCECGKTFAWNSNLTRHQRIHTQEKPCCECGKTFTNSSTLIKHQRIHTGEKPYECYECQKTFTKPSTLIEHQRIHTGEKPYECCECGKTFAWRSTLVTHQRIHRGEKPYECCECGKTFTLSADLIRHQRIHTGEKPYECCECGKTFPQCSTLTEHQRIHTGEKPYECCECGKTFAWSSNLITHRRIHTGEKPYECCECGKTFARNSHLSRHRRSHTQE from the coding sequence atggtgagtgagaccATAGAGCAGAATCCTCAGCAGGAAGATGATGAACAAGTGGAATCACATGGGGTGTTATTGCAAAGATGCAAGGGGAGTGTGTCCAGGAgctgtgagcagggaaaagcctgTGAGAGTCAGTACAtgccagagaagaggcagggaaaCCAGCCAAGGCAGAAAGTTGGTAAATCAGTTAATTATTGGGGAACTCACAAAAGCCTCAAGGAAACCACGGCCCAGCAGAAAATCCTGATGGGAGAGAGAAATAACACATGcgttgagtgtgggaaaaagctCAGTAGGCGCTCGAGCCTTATTAGACATCTGAGACTCCATGCAGGAGAGAGctcctatgaatgctgtgagtgtgggaaaaccttcactcaaagttCACACTTTATTAAACATCAGAGGAGCCACAGAGGGGAGAAACCCTACaaatgctgcgagtgtgggaaaaccttcactcggaGCTCTGTCTTTATTaaccatcagagaatccacacaggggagaaaccttaTAAATGCTgtcagtgtgggaaaacctttgctcaaagctcaaaccttattacacatcagaggaGCCActcaggggagaaaccctatgtatgctgtgagtgcgggaaaacctttgcTTGGAACTCAAACCTtactagacatcagaggatccacacacaAGAGAAACCCTGCTGTgaatgtgggaaaaccttcactaatAGCTCAACccttattaaacatcagagaatccatacaggggagaaaccctatgaatgctatGAGTGCCAGAAAACCTTCACTAAGCCCTCAACCCTTATTgaacatcagaggatccacacaggggagaaaccctatgaatgctgtgagtgtgggaaaacctttgcTTGGCGCTCCACCCTTGTtacacatcagaggatccacagaggggagaaaccctatgaatgctgtgagtgcgggaaaaccttcactctgTCTGCAGACCTTAtaagacatcagagaatccacacaggggagaaaccctatgaatgctgtgagtgcgggaaaaccttcccTCAGTGCTCAACCCTTACTgaacatcagaggatccacacaggggagaaaccctatgaatgctgtgagtgtgggaaaacctttgcttggagctcaaaccttattacacacaggaggatccacacaggggagaaaccctatgaatgctgtgagtgcgggaaaacctttgcTCGGAACTCACACCTTAGTAGACATCGGAGAAGCCACACTCAAGAGTGA